The DNA sequence ttctgtttgctattttcaaaagtcattctttttccaaaagtaactttttttttgcttcgcattttattctaaaattgatttcgattctccaaaaccgattctgggaacgtaatcagaatcagaattatttacgttaccaaacagcattctcatttttCACTGTTCTGGAATGAGAAtcaaagaatgagaatggttaccatgcgagCCCTAATTCTCCAAAACCGATTCTGGGAAcgtaatcagaatcagaattatttacgttaccaaacaacattctcattttttactgttctgGGATGAGAATCAGAAAATGAGAATTGCTACTACGCATGCCCTTAACGTACTATATCtgtgatttacaaaaaaaaaggctctatATGCGGTggggcccggcccggcccggcccgataGGAGTGGCCCGCCCATCTGAAGAGCGAGCCCCGAGCTGTGCTACGGCGGGCTAGTCGGGCCTGTTAGGTTTTTCAAAAAACGTGGGGTGCGCACTTGGCAGTTTGCAGTTCACACGGAGCTCacaagaagcagaagaaaacCAGACGAGCGAAGCATCTCCAACCTCCTCCTGCtccagcgaagaagaagaagatgattggCAGCTACCAGCGGAGAGCTCGCCTTCTTCTCCTGGGGCTGATGGCGGTTCTCCTGTCTCTCGGAGTCGCTCCGAAGGAGGCCACTGCCTCGACTTCATCGTCGGCCTTCGTGCAGAACGCCATCTATTCCAACAAGATCGCCATCTTCTCCAAATCCTACTGcccgtactctctctctctctctccctccctcccctgtTCATTAACTCGATTGTGGACcttttcttgaaccgatcagcAACaggattaggttttttttttcttcggtaGCCTATTTTGATCCATGCTCGTTGATCCCGGAATTGGATTGCTTCCCCTGAATTGTTGACCTAGCTTTGAATGATTgtgcccattttttttaatctcgcCCTTTATGTCGAGGTGCTGCTTTTAGCATGTTCACTCCATCCTCCACGGACCCGTTGACTTGGTGCTGAAATTTGTCATGTAAACTGTGGCTCTTCTGGAAGGACACGGTAGAAGTCTGTCCAACTCTTGAGGATTGTTCGAATAGGTATAGGATCGCAAATCAATATCGAAGAAGCTTGTGGAAGATGCCTATATGGTTAAAGGGCTTTGACCATTTTGGGAGGGCATCTTGTGATGTGATAAATGGTTCTTTAGAGAAGTTGTAAGTTGTATCGATAGCTCAATTGCCAATATGTTGCCCAGAATTCTCAGTGCACATGTAAATCATCTACTTTGCCCTTTGCACCTTATTTTGACTCTTCAGGGAACTCAAATCCGATTCGTTCGTTTGAGTGTGCTTTGACATACTCCTCTTCGTAGTGCTTGTGGCAATGTGGACTGGGGGCTACATAGAAAGCGTCAGCAGCTGCCGTTCTAATTGAAGTGCTCTTTTAGGCAGTTTTTAGTCCTTCTTTTGTAGAAATTGGTTGAGAAAGAGCTTGTTGGATTGTTAAGTTGGTAGAAGTAACAGAGCAGAgctatttggaaaagaaagggtTGGACTCCTGAAAAACGTATCTTTCAAGTAATTCTTATATTTGGAAGCAGTTTTGGACTTTCAGGCTCAATACGTATAGCACCAGGAACAAAACTACAGCATCTTAGGATGCCTCTAAAGTCTCTATAATTGGACGCCTCGTCAATCTGACAGTTTCTGGTGTTCATGAGCTGAAATTCTGCTGACTTCTGTTGTTTTGACTTAAAAGAATGATGGGTCAAAGATTTACAACAAGAGGATCAGCTGTCTCTGTGCTGAACGAGTTGTCCTTCTAACCATTATAAATCATATAAATGCCATTCAGAATTGCATGTTACCTCTTTTTGCTAAGTGGGTGTGGCCGAATGAGTTTGCTGGCTGGGGAAAAGTTTTTGCATTGCACATCGGTACCGTTTCTGCATGAACACGCACAATGTGCATTCCGCAAGTATATCAAGTTATTAATCTGCTGACagttccttctttttgtttagatgccttccctctctctctctctctctctctctctctctctctctctctctctctctctctctctctctctctctctctctctctctggtcgtAATGTGTATGGGCCTGGTTTTGAAAGGCAAACTTCATCCCACCCCCTGCCCCTTTGTAACCATTGGGCCGTCTGCTCAGGGTTCCTATGTCATCTGTTGATATTTAAATCATAGACTCGTCTTTTCCTGTTGCCAGGTACTGTTTACGTGCCAAGCGCATTTTCAGTGAACTGCGTGAG is a window from the Rhodamnia argentea isolate NSW1041297 chromosome 8, ASM2092103v1, whole genome shotgun sequence genome containing:
- the LOC115741288 gene encoding glutaredoxin-C3 gives rise to the protein MIGSYQRRARLLLLGLMAVLLSLGVAPKEATASTSSSAFVQNAIYSNKIAIFSKSYCPYCLRAKRIFSELREQPYVVELDLRDDGGRIQNVLLDLTGRRTVPQVFVNGKHIGGSDDLSAAVTSGQLQKLLSSSR